Proteins co-encoded in one Streptomyces sp. NBC_00557 genomic window:
- a CDS encoding DUF993 family protein translates to MIELPEYDGTLTAYQPRTAPRPLTPSGAPIRSRAVFSTAHVVADPLAANSPLLLGWEPFSPPALDWDATLAFRRHLWSHGFALAEALDTQNRALGLDWATSAELIRRSAAEAKAVGGRIGGGVWTDQLDPMRPHTVEEIVAAYEEQIEAVEDAGAELIIMASPALPAVAQGPDDYARVYQRLLGQAREKVILHWVLPESDPRLTGYWGYTEWDKALEAFLAVVDDNVDKIDGVKVWPLGRDQEIELRRRVPAGVHVYNGDITDFPELIAGDEQGHSDALASVFDPLAPIVAEGFRALDEGDTARFRAELESTLPLAQQLFEGNALTMRFFKTGFVFLAWLSGHQDHFRMVWGEQSARSVPHLSKVYRLADQLGLFPDPELAERRMRVVLATAGLD, encoded by the coding sequence GTGATCGAACTTCCCGAGTACGACGGCACCCTGACGGCCTATCAGCCGCGGACCGCACCCCGGCCCCTCACCCCGAGCGGCGCGCCCATCCGCAGCCGGGCGGTGTTCTCCACCGCCCATGTGGTGGCCGACCCGCTCGCCGCCAACTCGCCTCTGCTGCTGGGCTGGGAGCCCTTCTCGCCGCCGGCCCTCGACTGGGATGCCACCCTCGCCTTCCGCCGGCACCTGTGGTCGCACGGCTTCGCGCTGGCGGAGGCGCTGGACACGCAGAACCGTGCGCTGGGCCTGGACTGGGCCACCTCCGCGGAGCTGATCCGCCGCTCCGCCGCCGAGGCCAAGGCGGTCGGCGGCCGGATCGGCGGCGGGGTGTGGACCGACCAGCTCGACCCGATGCGCCCGCACACCGTCGAGGAGATCGTCGCCGCCTACGAGGAGCAGATCGAGGCCGTCGAGGACGCCGGCGCCGAGCTGATCATCATGGCCAGCCCCGCGCTGCCCGCGGTCGCGCAGGGCCCCGACGACTACGCCCGGGTCTACCAGCGGCTGCTCGGGCAGGCCCGCGAGAAGGTGATCCTGCACTGGGTGCTGCCGGAGTCCGACCCCCGGCTGACCGGCTACTGGGGCTACACCGAGTGGGACAAGGCGCTCGAGGCGTTCCTCGCCGTGGTCGACGACAACGTGGACAAGATCGACGGCGTCAAGGTCTGGCCGCTGGGCCGGGACCAGGAGATCGAGCTGCGCCGCCGGGTGCCCGCCGGCGTCCACGTCTACAACGGCGACATCACCGACTTCCCCGAGCTGATAGCCGGTGACGAGCAGGGTCACAGCGACGCCCTCGCCTCTGTCTTCGACCCGCTCGCGCCGATCGTCGCCGAGGGCTTCAGGGCCCTGGACGAGGGCGACACCGCGCGCTTCCGCGCCGAGCTGGAGTCCACGCTCCCGCTGGCCCAGCAGCTCTTCGAGGGCAATGCCCTGACGATGCGTTTCTTCAAGACCGGGTTCGTCTTCCTCGCCTGGCTCTCCGGCCACCAGGACCACTTCCGGATGGTCTGGGGCGAGCAGTCCGCCCGTTCGGTCCCGCACCTGTCCAAGGTGTACCGGCTCGCCGACCAGCTGGGTCTGTTCCCCGACCCGGAACTGGCGGAGCGCCGGATGCGGGTGGTGCTGGCCACCGCCGGCCTGGACTGA
- a CDS encoding MFS transporter, with protein sequence MRLDSPPTPLGTARAGRREWIGLAVLILPVLLVSMDITVLYFALPSISASLHPSGTQQLWMIDIYGFVLSGLLITMGGVGDRIGRRRLLVLGSIVFGGASATAAFAGSPAVLIMARALQGVGGATLMPSTLGLIRNMFHDAGQRRNAIAVWTVGMGMGSAIGPVLSGLLLTQFWWGSIFLVNLPFIALLLLALPLLVPEYRDRATRLDLPSALLSMGAVLPTVWALKKFAADGYSVQPVVALVTGAVLGVVFVLRQRSHPHPMIDLTLFRKRGFGPSMSCNVVAYFTMVGFGIFTTQYLMEVLRMSPLEAALWTLASPVAIMLFAPLAVKTATVVRPAYVIVAGFLIAATGCFLVTRLGTTRDIPLIISGTVCMGVGVVISNTIVTDQIMGFTSEAQSGRVSAMLQTCQELGGALGVAVLGSIGASVFGSTMDRTIPSGLPAGALEASRQTLGGAHNYSMTLKEPQAGELFHTAQAAFVKSLTPAGFTAIGVLALMSVFVLLSLRHLVPAAPAQTAPGEPGGDTSTEAEHTPAAA encoded by the coding sequence GTGCGTCTAGATTCGCCCCCCACACCCCTCGGGACGGCAAGGGCCGGACGCCGCGAATGGATCGGGCTCGCCGTTCTGATCCTTCCGGTGCTGCTGGTCTCCATGGACATCACCGTCCTGTACTTCGCGCTCCCGTCGATCTCGGCGAGCCTGCACCCCTCGGGCACCCAGCAGCTGTGGATGATCGACATCTACGGCTTCGTGCTGTCCGGGCTGCTGATCACCATGGGCGGCGTCGGCGATCGCATCGGCCGCCGACGCCTGCTCGTCCTCGGCAGCATCGTCTTCGGCGGCGCCTCCGCCACGGCCGCCTTCGCCGGCTCGCCCGCTGTGCTGATCATGGCCCGCGCGCTGCAGGGCGTCGGCGGCGCCACCCTCATGCCCTCCACGCTCGGCCTGATCCGCAACATGTTCCACGACGCGGGCCAGCGCCGGAACGCGATCGCCGTGTGGACCGTCGGCATGGGCATGGGCTCGGCCATCGGCCCCGTCCTGTCCGGCCTGCTGCTCACCCAGTTCTGGTGGGGCTCGATCTTCCTGGTGAACCTGCCGTTCATCGCGCTGCTGCTGCTCGCCCTGCCGTTGCTCGTGCCCGAGTACCGTGACCGGGCCACCCGCCTGGACCTGCCCTCGGCGCTGCTGTCCATGGGCGCCGTGCTGCCCACCGTGTGGGCGCTGAAGAAGTTCGCCGCCGACGGCTACTCGGTGCAGCCGGTCGTCGCGCTGGTGACCGGCGCGGTCCTGGGCGTGGTCTTCGTCCTGCGGCAGCGCTCGCACCCGCACCCGATGATCGACCTGACCCTGTTCCGCAAGCGCGGCTTCGGCCCGTCGATGAGCTGCAACGTGGTGGCCTACTTCACCATGGTCGGCTTCGGGATCTTCACCACCCAGTACCTCATGGAGGTGCTGCGGATGAGCCCCCTCGAAGCGGCGCTGTGGACCCTGGCCAGTCCGGTGGCGATCATGCTCTTCGCGCCCCTGGCGGTCAAGACCGCCACCGTGGTGCGTCCGGCCTATGTGATCGTCGCCGGCTTCCTCATCGCGGCGACCGGCTGCTTCCTGGTCACCCGGCTCGGCACCACCCGTGACATCCCGCTGATCATCAGCGGCACGGTGTGCATGGGCGTGGGCGTCGTCATCTCCAACACCATCGTCACCGACCAGATCATGGGCTTCACCTCCGAGGCCCAGTCCGGCCGGGTCTCCGCCATGCTGCAGACCTGCCAGGAACTCGGCGGCGCCCTCGGGGTCGCCGTCCTCGGCAGCATCGGCGCCTCGGTCTTCGGCAGCACCATGGACCGCACCATCCCCTCCGGACTGCCCGCGGGGGCTCTCGAAGCCTCCCGGCAGACGCTGGGCGGTGCGCACAACTACTCCATGACGCTGAAGGAGCCACAGGCCGGCGAGCTGTTCCACACCGCCCAGGCGGCCTTCGTCAAGTCACTGACCCCGGCCGGGTTCACGGCCATCGGCGTGCTGGCGCTGATGTCCGTCTTCGTGCTCCTCTCGCTGCGGCACCTGGTCCCCGCCGCCCCGGCCCAGACCGCACCCGGCGAGCCGGGCGGGGACACGAGCACGGAAGCCGAACACACCCCCGCTGCCGCCTGA
- a CDS encoding ACP S-malonyltransferase, translating to MTDIRTKSALVFPGMGPSPFAEVGKFMLVNPFARKLVAAADETLGRSLFDGFREAEGDYSVHAQIAFFVNCLALAEWAENEFGVEPSFVTGPSFGGKATAVRSGALSFADGVRLTERFAHCLDAFFAEEYPEQVATQSFARTPPAVLDEILAELTAEEEWHDVTCVVDEDFAMVTLRASRLEWLQQRLRAAGGLPLYVMRPPMHSAAFAALRRRAAVEVMDGLEFRDPTLAVISDQDGTLLTTGEQIRDMLLDCCVRAVNWPTALGSLRDRGVGTLYVAGQDALFGRVGAATKNFRVVSANPRLALRPKRRRPIAA from the coding sequence ATGACTGACATCCGGACGAAAAGCGCCCTCGTGTTCCCGGGAATGGGGCCCTCCCCGTTCGCTGAAGTCGGCAAGTTCATGCTTGTCAATCCGTTCGCCCGGAAACTGGTCGCGGCGGCCGACGAAACACTCGGCCGCTCGCTCTTCGACGGTTTCCGGGAAGCGGAGGGCGACTATTCCGTCCACGCCCAGATCGCCTTCTTCGTGAACTGTCTCGCGCTCGCCGAGTGGGCCGAGAACGAATTCGGCGTCGAGCCCTCCTTCGTCACCGGGCCCAGCTTCGGCGGCAAGGCCACCGCCGTCCGCTCGGGCGCCCTGTCCTTCGCCGACGGAGTCCGGCTCACCGAGCGGTTCGCCCACTGCCTCGACGCGTTCTTCGCCGAGGAGTACCCGGAGCAGGTCGCCACCCAGTCCTTCGCCCGCACCCCGCCCGCCGTGCTCGACGAGATCCTCGCCGAACTCACCGCCGAGGAAGAGTGGCACGACGTCACCTGCGTGGTCGACGAGGACTTCGCCATGGTCACCCTGCGTGCCTCCCGGCTGGAGTGGCTCCAGCAGCGGCTGCGCGCCGCGGGCGGCCTCCCGCTGTACGTCATGCGGCCGCCGATGCACTCCGCCGCCTTCGCCGCGCTGCGCCGCCGCGCCGCCGTCGAGGTCATGGACGGCCTGGAGTTCCGCGATCCCACCCTGGCCGTCATCTCCGACCAGGACGGCACTCTGCTGACCACCGGCGAGCAGATCAGGGACATGCTGCTCGACTGCTGCGTCCGTGCGGTCAACTGGCCCACCGCCCTCGGCTCCCTGCGCGACCGGGGCGTCGGCACCCTCTATGTCGCCGGCCAGGACGCCCTGTTCGGCCGGGTCGGCGCCGCCACGAAGAACTTCCGGGTCGTCTCGGCCAACCCTCGCCTGGCCCTGCGCCCCAAGCGCCGCCGCCCGATCGCGGCCTGA
- a CDS encoding SDR family NAD(P)-dependent oxidoreductase, with protein MRELTGKVALVTGGSRGIGAAVSKRLAAEGASVALTYHRDAEGAEKIAKEIAAEGGHAVTVHADSADPAAVRAAVDHTAEVFGGLDILVNNAGVLPWGPLEAVTTEELDRAMAVNARGPFLAAQAASAYMGPGGRIISIGTCVTERVSSSGMTLYAMSKAALTGMTKGLARDLGGRGITAVLVQPGPTDTEMNPAGGPGGELQARMTAVGRYGTPEEIATTVVHLAGEGGRFITGTAIAVDGGFMI; from the coding sequence ATGCGTGAACTGACCGGAAAAGTGGCACTGGTGACCGGCGGCAGCCGTGGGATCGGCGCCGCCGTTTCCAAACGGCTGGCGGCCGAGGGCGCATCGGTGGCTCTGACCTACCACCGGGACGCGGAAGGTGCCGAGAAGATCGCCAAGGAGATCGCGGCCGAGGGCGGGCACGCCGTCACCGTCCATGCCGACAGTGCGGATCCGGCCGCGGTGCGGGCCGCCGTGGACCACACGGCCGAGGTCTTCGGCGGCCTCGACATCCTTGTCAACAACGCGGGCGTGCTGCCCTGGGGGCCGCTGGAGGCGGTGACGACGGAGGAGCTGGACCGAGCCATGGCGGTCAACGCGCGCGGGCCCTTCCTCGCCGCGCAGGCGGCGTCGGCGTACATGGGCCCGGGCGGCCGCATCATCAGCATCGGCACATGTGTCACCGAGCGGGTGTCCTCCTCCGGCATGACGCTGTACGCCATGAGCAAGGCCGCGCTCACCGGCATGACCAAGGGCCTGGCCCGCGATCTGGGCGGGCGGGGGATCACGGCTGTGCTGGTGCAGCCCGGTCCCACGGACACGGAGATGAATCCGGCCGGGGGGCCCGGCGGGGAGTTGCAGGCCCGGATGACCGCGGTGGGCCGTTACGGCACCCCGGAGGAGATCGCCACCACCGTCGTCCATCTCGCCGGGGAGGGCGGACGGTTCATCACGGGCACGGCGATCGCCGTGGACGGCGGGTTCATGATCTGA
- a CDS encoding AMP-binding protein, which produces MTQQHQHGGLHERFLRGLARSADRPALRIGAETITYRDLHRQALTWAGSVGDADVVGILAGKTVTAYAGILGALYAGATVVPLHPDFPVLRTRHMLELSGAGAVIADERGRAVLDGLGDDLPALTVVDPVPARALTEPRTGTAPSDTAYMLFTSGSTGRPKGVPISHGSTRHYFELLDRRYDFTADDVFSQTFDLNFDCAMFDLFCAWGAGATVDVTPQTAYLDLPAYLAGHGVTVWFATPSAISLVRRLGGLAPGSLPGLRWSFFAGEALRAHDATDWQAAAPASTLENIYGPTELTVTITGHRWNPATSPERCVNGLVPIGTVHEGHDHVLVDEADQEVAVEGELLITGPQLTAGYLDPADDAGRFVARDGRRWYRTGDRVRRLPDGELVYLGRLDSQVQIQGWRVELAEIEHVLRSCEGVEDVVAVGAPTPSGTELVVYYTGEPRPASRFARALRELLPKGMQPRHYEHLAEFPLNSNRKVDRKELTRRSTALLDRPARRPAATATPGSAG; this is translated from the coding sequence ATGACCCAGCAGCACCAGCACGGTGGCCTGCACGAACGTTTCCTGCGCGGGCTGGCCCGGTCCGCCGACCGCCCGGCCCTGCGCATCGGCGCCGAGACGATCACCTACCGCGACCTCCACCGCCAGGCCCTCACCTGGGCGGGATCCGTCGGTGACGCCGATGTCGTCGGCATCCTGGCGGGCAAGACGGTCACGGCGTACGCGGGCATTCTCGGCGCCCTGTACGCGGGTGCCACCGTGGTCCCGCTGCACCCCGACTTCCCCGTGCTCCGCACCCGGCACATGCTCGAACTCTCCGGCGCCGGCGCCGTGATCGCCGACGAGCGCGGCCGGGCCGTCCTGGACGGCCTCGGCGACGACCTGCCCGCCCTGACGGTCGTCGACCCCGTGCCCGCCCGCGCCCTCACCGAGCCGCGCACCGGCACCGCGCCCTCCGACACCGCCTACATGCTGTTCACCTCCGGTTCCACCGGCCGTCCCAAGGGCGTGCCGATCAGCCACGGCAGCACCCGTCACTACTTCGAACTGCTCGACCGCCGTTACGACTTCACCGCTGACGACGTCTTCTCGCAGACCTTCGACCTGAACTTCGACTGCGCGATGTTCGACCTGTTCTGCGCCTGGGGCGCCGGGGCCACCGTCGACGTCACCCCGCAGACCGCCTACCTCGACCTGCCGGCGTACCTCGCCGGACACGGCGTCACCGTGTGGTTCGCCACGCCCAGCGCCATCTCCCTCGTCCGGCGTCTGGGCGGCCTGGCCCCCGGCTCGCTGCCCGGCCTGCGCTGGAGCTTCTTCGCCGGGGAGGCACTGCGGGCGCACGACGCCACCGACTGGCAGGCCGCCGCGCCCGCCTCCACCCTGGAGAACATCTACGGGCCGACCGAGCTGACCGTCACGATCACCGGGCACCGCTGGAACCCGGCGACCTCCCCCGAGCGCTGCGTCAACGGACTGGTTCCCATCGGCACGGTGCACGAGGGGCACGACCACGTCCTCGTCGACGAGGCCGACCAGGAGGTCGCCGTCGAGGGCGAGCTGCTGATCACCGGCCCCCAGCTGACGGCCGGCTACCTCGACCCCGCCGACGACGCCGGCCGCTTCGTGGCACGCGACGGCCGCCGCTGGTACCGCACGGGCGACCGGGTGCGCCGGCTCCCCGACGGCGAGCTGGTCTACCTCGGACGGCTCGACTCCCAGGTGCAGATACAGGGTTGGCGGGTGGAACTCGCCGAGATCGAGCACGTGCTGCGCTCCTGCGAAGGCGTGGAGGACGTGGTGGCCGTCGGCGCCCCCACCCCCTCCGGCACCGAACTCGTCGTCTACTACACCGGAGAGCCCCGCCCCGCCTCCCGGTTCGCCCGCGCCCTGCGCGAACTGCTGCCCAAGGGCATGCAGCCGCGCCACTACGAGCACCTGGCCGAGTTCCCCCTCAACTCCAACCGCAAGGTGGACCGCAAGGAACTCACCCGGCGGTCCACAGCCCTCCTCGACCGCCCCGCCAGGCGCCCCGCGGCCACCGCGACGCCGGGGTCCGCGGGCTGA
- a CDS encoding MFS transporter: MSTTSTRSAPASGAIVGVLAAAGIMVSLMQTLIVPLIPKLPELLHTTASNASWSITATLLVGAVATPVAGRLGDLYGKRLILNISLVVMSVGCLVCAVSHSLTPMVVGRALQGFSMGVIPLGISVMRDVLPKEKLGHAMAIMSSSLGIGGALGLPIAAVVAEKTNWHVLFWGSAALGVVVLLLTLLIVPAVEARGTGTFDGIGAVVLSAGLVCLMLAISKGGDWGWASHTTLGLFAASAVLLLAWSAWELRISSPLIDLRTSARRPVLMTNLASIVVGFAMYSSQLIIPQLLQLPKATGFGLGQSMLASGLWMAPSGIVMMVASSYAAKISAARGPKVALLAGSLVIAGGYALALPLMENVWGVLVFSCVVTVGVGFAFASMPALIMSSVPLTETAAANGLNSLMRAIGTSTSSAVVGVILAHMTTKLGPVALPSENGFRTVLLVSAGVAVLAALVVLAIPGRERVAAAKQAVAQPLKADAAAN, from the coding sequence ATGAGCACTACTTCCACCCGGTCAGCTCCCGCCAGCGGAGCTATCGTCGGCGTACTCGCTGCGGCCGGAATCATGGTCTCGCTGATGCAGACCCTGATCGTTCCTCTGATCCCCAAGCTGCCCGAGCTCCTGCACACCACGGCATCCAACGCCTCGTGGTCCATCACCGCGACGCTGCTCGTCGGCGCCGTGGCGACTCCGGTGGCCGGCAGGCTCGGCGACCTCTACGGAAAGCGCCTCATCCTCAACATCAGCCTCGTCGTGATGAGCGTGGGCTGCCTGGTCTGCGCCGTGTCCCACTCCCTGACGCCGATGGTGGTCGGTCGAGCGCTGCAGGGCTTCAGCATGGGCGTCATCCCGCTCGGCATCAGCGTGATGCGTGACGTCCTGCCGAAGGAGAAGCTCGGCCACGCGATGGCCATCATGAGCTCGTCGCTCGGCATCGGCGGCGCCCTGGGCCTGCCGATCGCGGCGGTCGTGGCCGAGAAGACCAACTGGCACGTGCTGTTCTGGGGCTCGGCGGCGCTCGGCGTCGTCGTTCTCCTCCTGACCCTGCTGATCGTGCCCGCCGTCGAGGCCCGCGGTACCGGTACCTTCGACGGCATCGGCGCCGTCGTCCTCTCCGCCGGCCTGGTCTGCCTGATGCTGGCCATCTCCAAGGGCGGCGACTGGGGCTGGGCCTCGCACACCACGCTCGGCCTGTTCGCCGCCTCCGCCGTGCTGCTGCTGGCCTGGTCGGCATGGGAGCTGCGGATCTCCTCCCCGCTCATCGACCTGCGCACGTCCGCGCGTCGGCCGGTGCTGATGACCAACCTGGCCTCGATCGTGGTCGGCTTCGCCATGTACTCCAGCCAGCTGATCATTCCTCAGCTGCTGCAGCTGCCCAAGGCCACCGGCTTCGGCCTCGGCCAGTCGATGCTCGCCTCCGGCCTGTGGATGGCGCCCTCCGGCATCGTCATGATGGTCGCCTCGTCCTACGCGGCGAAGATCTCCGCGGCCCGCGGCCCGAAGGTGGCGCTGCTCGCCGGCTCCCTGGTGATCGCCGGCGGCTACGCGCTGGCGCTGCCGCTGATGGAGAACGTCTGGGGTGTCCTCGTCTTCAGCTGCGTCGTCACGGTCGGCGTCGGCTTCGCCTTCGCCTCCATGCCGGCCCTCATCATGAGCTCGGTGCCGCTCACCGAGACCGCCGCCGCCAACGGCCTCAACAGTCTGATGCGGGCCATCGGCACCTCCACGTCGTCCGCCGTGGTCGGCGTGATCCTGGCCCACATGACCACCAAGCTCGGCCCGGTGGCCCTGCCGTCCGAGAACGGCTTCCGCACCGTCCTGCTGGTCAGCGCCGGTGTGGCGGTCCTGGCCGCGCTGGTCGTCCTCGCCATCCCCGGCCGTGAGCGCGTCGCCGCTGCCAAGCAGGCGGTGGCCCAGCCCCTCAAGGCGGACGCGGCCGCCAACTGA
- a CDS encoding mycofactocin-coupled SDR family oxidoreductase: MGRVSGKAVVITGAARGQGRSHAVRLAQEGADIIAIDIPFDPGVTEYPLATAEELAETARLVEKAGRRAVVRQADVRDRAALRAAIDESVAELGRLDAVVANAGILPIGAHRPIDAFTETVDTNLTGVLNTVHAALPHLGEGGSVIVTGSAAGLMPGHGDVAQAGSGFAAYKYAKRSLVDFVNTLAVQLGPTGRRINAVHPTNVDTAMVQNEVMYRAIRPDLESPTREDAEQGFTSMHSIAVPYVDPSDVSHAVVYLASDESRYVTGLHLKIDAGALVKAGL; the protein is encoded by the coding sequence ATGGGCCGGGTTTCGGGCAAGGCAGTGGTCATCACCGGCGCGGCGCGCGGCCAGGGCCGCAGCCACGCGGTGCGGCTGGCGCAGGAGGGCGCCGACATCATCGCCATCGACATCCCCTTCGATCCCGGCGTCACCGAGTACCCGCTGGCCACCGCCGAGGAACTGGCCGAAACCGCCCGCCTGGTGGAGAAGGCCGGCCGCAGGGCCGTCGTCCGCCAGGCCGACGTCCGCGACCGGGCGGCGCTGCGCGCGGCCATCGACGAGTCGGTCGCCGAACTCGGCCGCCTCGACGCCGTCGTCGCCAACGCGGGCATCCTGCCGATCGGCGCCCACCGTCCGATCGACGCCTTCACCGAGACCGTCGACACCAACCTCACCGGCGTCCTCAACACCGTGCACGCGGCGCTGCCCCACCTCGGCGAGGGCGGCTCCGTCATCGTCACCGGCTCCGCCGCCGGCCTCATGCCGGGCCATGGCGACGTCGCCCAGGCGGGCTCCGGCTTCGCCGCCTACAAGTACGCCAAGCGTTCCCTGGTCGACTTCGTCAACACCCTGGCCGTTCAGCTCGGCCCGACGGGCCGCCGCATCAATGCCGTGCACCCGACCAACGTGGACACGGCGATGGTGCAGAACGAGGTCATGTACCGGGCCATCCGCCCCGACCTGGAGAGCCCCACCCGCGAGGACGCGGAACAGGGCTTCACCTCGATGCACTCCATCGCCGTTCCCTATGTCGACCCGTCCGACGTCTCCCACGCCGTGGTCTACCTCGCGTCCGACGAGTCCCGCTACGTCACCGGCCTGCACCTGAAGATCGACGCGGGCGCCCTGGTCAAGGCCGGGCTGTGA
- a CDS encoding SDR family NAD(P)-dependent oxidoreductase encodes MNLQGKTVVVTGASSGLGEVAARRLHAAGAHVVPVGRSAEKTAAIAAELGTEPLTADFSELTEVRRLAKVLLDRCPRIDVLVNNAGCILSKHTVTKDGFEQTFQVNAVAPYMLTRLLTERLRDSQGRVLVTSSQVIEGRRQLNPKNINGASGYEPYEAYADSKLALALLTREYARRHPDIGVADFHPGVFLGGLARELWRERLLASGPLRGTVQRFVGTPEKGAETLLMLAGTDAPLHGEYYKDCRRTDPGATAEDPDVAGALWDVCAHGTGLPL; translated from the coding sequence ATGAACCTGCAGGGCAAGACTGTGGTCGTGACCGGTGCCAGCTCGGGCCTCGGCGAGGTGGCCGCCCGCCGCCTGCACGCCGCGGGAGCGCACGTCGTACCGGTCGGACGCTCGGCGGAGAAGACCGCGGCCATCGCCGCCGAACTGGGAACGGAACCGCTGACCGCCGACTTCTCGGAGCTGACCGAGGTGCGCCGGCTGGCCAAGGTGCTGCTGGACCGCTGCCCGCGCATCGACGTGCTCGTCAACAACGCCGGCTGCATCCTGTCCAAGCACACGGTCACCAAGGACGGCTTCGAGCAGACCTTCCAGGTCAACGCCGTGGCCCCGTACATGCTGACCAGGCTGCTGACCGAGCGGCTGCGCGACAGCCAGGGACGGGTGCTCGTCACCTCCTCACAGGTCATCGAGGGTCGCCGCCAGCTGAACCCGAAGAACATCAACGGCGCCTCCGGATACGAGCCCTACGAGGCCTACGCCGACAGCAAGCTCGCCCTCGCACTGCTGACCCGCGAATACGCCCGCCGCCACCCGGACATCGGGGTCGCCGACTTCCACCCGGGTGTCTTCCTGGGGGGACTCGCGCGGGAGCTGTGGCGGGAGCGGCTGCTGGCCTCCGGCCCGCTGCGCGGCACCGTCCAGCGGTTCGTCGGCACCCCCGAGAAGGGCGCGGAGACGCTGCTGATGCTGGCCGGCACCGACGCTCCGCTGCACGGCGAGTACTACAAGGACTGCCGCCGCACGGACCCGGGCGCCACCGCGGAGGACCCGGACGTCGCCGGCGCCCTGTGGGACGTCTGCGCCCATGGCACCGGCCTTCCGCTCTGA
- a CDS encoding nuclear transport factor 2 family protein codes for MSAHGPIDELLAAEHRLQAAHRGCDVVEMDAILDDRSIRVDPEGTLVPKAQDLESFRDGTLVINKLEEVEPAQVIVEGSTGITRALLTVAGSYAGYEYVTQLRYTRTWVHTEQGWRVLAIHASQITD; via the coding sequence ATGTCCGCACACGGTCCGATCGACGAACTGCTCGCGGCGGAGCACAGGCTGCAGGCGGCGCACCGCGGCTGCGATGTGGTGGAGATGGACGCGATACTCGACGACCGGTCCATCCGGGTCGATCCCGAGGGCACCCTGGTCCCCAAGGCCCAGGATCTGGAGTCCTTCCGAGACGGCACGCTGGTCATCAACAAGCTGGAGGAGGTGGAACCGGCACAGGTGATCGTGGAGGGGAGCACGGGCATCACCCGGGCCCTGCTGACCGTCGCCGGTTCCTACGCCGGCTACGAGTACGTCACGCAGCTGCGCTACACCCGCACATGGGTGCACACCGAGCAGGGGTGGCGCGTCCTCGCCATTCACGCGAGCCAGATCACCGACTGA
- a CDS encoding VOC family protein, which translates to MSPRPPILVGTLHPRLLVDDFAACFRFYDAVLDGLCGAKVAEGNAQGPYARWNADDEPVLAVIDRAAMKTMLEVREGDADTALLCFRLDDVPAAQRLCEEYGGSVVSAAAPRPEWGPETVVAYVRDPAGHLIELQASPD; encoded by the coding sequence ATGAGCCCTCGACCGCCCATTCTCGTGGGCACCCTGCATCCACGGCTGCTGGTCGACGACTTCGCCGCCTGCTTCCGGTTCTACGACGCCGTCCTCGACGGCCTGTGCGGCGCGAAGGTCGCCGAGGGCAACGCCCAGGGGCCGTACGCGCGGTGGAACGCCGACGACGAGCCGGTGCTCGCGGTGATCGACCGCGCGGCCATGAAGACCATGCTCGAGGTGCGGGAGGGCGACGCCGACACCGCGCTGCTCTGTTTCCGCCTCGACGACGTACCGGCGGCGCAGCGGCTGTGCGAGGAGTACGGCGGCTCGGTGGTCTCCGCGGCCGCCCCCCGCCCGGAGTGGGGTCCGGAGACCGTCGTGGCCTATGTCCGTGATCCGGCCGGCCACCTCATCGAGCTGCAGGCGTCGCCGGACTGA
- a CDS encoding DUF805 domain-containing protein, with translation MHWYTDVLRKYTLFEGRAAREEYWAFTLISVMLAFTLAGVETAIGIRPVLTAAYSLAVLLPSMAVAVRRLHDTGRTGWWLLLALIPVAGAIVLIIYLAGDSDPKTNAYGVPAAAGPMGTGRAATG, from the coding sequence ATGCACTGGTACACCGACGTGCTACGCAAGTACACCCTCTTCGAGGGCAGGGCGGCCCGCGAGGAGTACTGGGCGTTCACGCTGATCAGCGTGATGCTCGCGTTCACCCTGGCCGGCGTCGAGACCGCCATCGGGATCAGGCCGGTGCTCACCGCCGCCTACTCACTGGCGGTGCTCCTGCCGTCCATGGCCGTGGCCGTGCGCCGGCTGCACGACACCGGCCGCACCGGCTGGTGGCTGCTTCTCGCCCTGATTCCCGTCGCTGGAGCGATCGTGCTGATCATCTACCTCGCGGGCGACTCCGATCCGAAGACCAACGCCTACGGGGTTCCCGCCGCAGCCGGCCCGATGGGAACGGGCCGGGCGGCCACGGGCTGA